One Dromiciops gliroides isolate mDroGli1 chromosome 3, mDroGli1.pri, whole genome shotgun sequence DNA segment encodes these proteins:
- the HBE1 gene encoding hemoglobin subunit epsilon — protein sequence MVHFTAEEKTAITNVWGKVNVEETGGEALGRLLVVYPWTQRFFDSFGNLSSASAILGNPKVKAHGKKVLTSFGDAVKNLDNLKGAFSKLSELHCDKLHVDPENFRLLGNVLVIVLATHFGKEFTPEVQAAWQKLVSGVATALAHKYH from the exons ATGGtgcatttcacagctgaggagaAGACCGCCATCACTAATGTGTGGGGCAAGGTCAATGTAGAAGAGACTGGTGGGGAGGCTTTAGGCCG GCTGCTGGTTGTCTACCCCTGGACCCAGAGGTTCTTTGACTCCTTTGGCAACCTGTCTTCTGCATCTGCTATCTTGGGAAACCCCAAGGTCAAAGCCCATGGCAAGAAGGTGCTGACCTCATTTGGTGATGCTGTTAAGAACCTGGACAACCTGAAGGGTGCCTTCTCCAAGCTGAGTGAGCTGCACTGTGACAAACTGCATGTGGACCCTGAGAACTTCAGA CTCCTCGGGAATGTTCTGGTTATTGTACTGGCCACTCATTTTGGCAAGGAGTTTACTCCTGAAGTGCAGGCTGCTTGGCAGAAGCTGGTGAGCGGTGTGGCCACCGCCTTGGCCCACAAGTACCACTAA